In a single window of the Cucumis melo cultivar AY chromosome 11, USDA_Cmelo_AY_1.0, whole genome shotgun sequence genome:
- the LOC127143838 gene encoding uncharacterized protein LOC127143838: MTSATLNMLAADKLNGNNYASWKNTINTVLIIDDLRFVLVEECPQVPAANATRTVREPYERWAKANEKARAYILASLSEVLAKKHESMLTAREIMDSLQEMFGQASYQIKHDALKYIYNARMNEGASVREHVLNMMGFDLRN, translated from the exons ATGACGAGTGCTACTTTGAATATGCTGGCTGCTGATAAACTTAATGGCAATAATTATGCATCTTGGAAAAATACTATCAACACTGTGCTAATCATCGATGACCTTAGATTTGTCCTAGTTGAGGAGTGTCCTCAAGTCCCAGCTGCTAATGCAACTCGAACTGTTCGAGAACCATATGAGCGTTGGGCCAAGGCAAATGAAAAAGCCCGAGCATACATCTTGGCAAGCTTATCTGAAGTATTGgccaagaaacatgaatcaatgCTCACTGCTCGTGAGATTATGGACTCCTTGCAGGAGATGTTTGGTCAGGCCTCTTATCAGATCAAGCATGATGCTCTGAAATACATTTATAATGCCCGTATGAATGAGGGAGCCTCAGTgcgagaacatgttctcaatatgatg GGGTTCGACCTCAGGAACTAA